The segment TAGGTCAACATATCTATACTCACTGCTACCGGATCTCTCAGCTGTGTCTTTGAACCCGATTCTAGCGGGCAAAGACACatatacattttatcgtctttcTACAACAACGATGAATTTTACtgaatatttccatttgcaAAGCTAAATCATGCATAACGTTAAGAGATTTGACGTAACTATAATAGTAAAGTATCAACACAATTGTGTGATTACCACAAGATATAAACTATTATAGATCagagattaattttttttactgaactcatttattcatttcaaacgTTGTTGTAGCGGGAGTTGTGTCTGTTAAAAACTACAACAGCCATTTTTATCGATCACTTCATAATATAAATTTGTAAGACATTGTTTTCAATGAAGACTTGGGTATAACAAGAATGGACAGAAATATGTATGATTGATGTAAAATTAAGGATATACAATCGTAGAAGACTGATTTAACAACCAATCTCGAGATTGATACTTAATGTAGAACACGTGATCATTGGAGGTCTATATCTGTAATATCGATTGTAATTGTGAATGGGTCCTTCATTCCCGGGTTCATTCGTGCACATAGCATTATACACCGTAAAATGTTATGCGTATCCACCGTCATTAGTGACAACTTCCTGAAGGCCGTGAATTTTATACGGGATAAGACACAAACGTCTTGACACTGGATTAAGACCTACAAATTTCATGTATGTAGATTATATGTATGTGAATTATATGTGATATTTGCATCTTTCATGATGGCTGTTTTCGATAACTAGATAGTTAAAAATAGATCCACGATATAAATTAGTTTGTATAACTAGCTGTGCACTTCTCTATAAACAAAGGAATGCTATTATCATTGTGTACAACAGGTATTtgtaaatatctataaaaatcgTATACATATAATCATAATATACAGGTAAGTATGAACTAGAGTTGAAATTGTAATATACAGGTCATCATTATATAAAGGTACAATGGACAGGTAGTTGTAATATGTCTCGTGTAACTGTGCTTTTTCTTTATTCATCTGTTCATCAatacattattttattattctCATCAATTGCTTTAACCTAGTTACTTAAGCAACGACATCAATCACTTGAATCCATTGGTCATTACTTTTATTCAacggtatttaaaaaaatatataaaacaactTTGTACATAGGCTACAGCATTTCACATAGCGTACGCCAACAATGGTAGTTTTGTTCTATACATTTGTGAAGTTGCTTTATATTGTACCATTCATTCGAATTAAGTTATTGTCGTACCTTCTATAGCTAGGATCCCATTATAAATAACCTGTTGTCGTAGCTTCTGATcatttattgacaaacaatattttgctATATAACTCATAATAGGGACTTAAAATGATCACGAGTGTTTCCATCAACATTATTTACGTATTATTCAGCCATTGACGAACATTCAGTTCTAGTGATTAAATTCTTGCAAATAGAAGATTTAAACAATTGCTAATAATGtgtgaatttgaaaattttgtctcttcaataaatgcatttttaaGTTCATACGAAAACAAAGGTCTCGCGAAATAAAAATTCTCTGCAGTATATAATTTTTACttgatgaaatattcatatcgaGTGAACATTTCAGCTATCCAAAACGTAATTTATCAACCAAAAAAAGtgaatcaaagaaaaataaaacctTGAATGGTTTGCTGAATACAAACGATCAGGATAAATCCTATGATTCTATTACTGTCAATAATCACTTTGATTTTTTATGAGGACGATActtcattgattgattttaatagTACTGGCAATAATGGCAATGATTCAAGAATAATTATGCTGTATTTTCAGACAATGGCATGCGATGGAAGTTCGTGTTGTTCCTGTTGTTCGAGATGTCACAGAAAATGGGAATCTTTTATAGAGAATGCATTCGGCAGGCTCGGTTCTTTCATTTCATCATATCCCGTGAAAATAATGATCGTGTGTATTGTTGTCAACTTGCTTCTGACCATTGGAATCATGAATATAGAAATGGAAAATGATGTGGAAACACTCTATACACCGATGGATAGTCAAGCAATAAAAGACCGCTCTGTATTACGAGGCCTATACGGAGACTCCACGAACAGTAGTTTTCGTTCTTACCAACTTTTAGACTTTGGACTGTATGGCGATGTAATGATTCTCTCTAAAAATAAGACTACAATAATGAGCCAAGCCTATGTTGATGAAATAAACAACATCAACACTATAATCAGAAACACTATAATTGTTAGCGATTCCTCTGGACAAACCTATACTTATGATGATCTGAGTGCAGGTTCGAATCATAACGAAGGAATCGCTAGTGCTGTTGTACTATTGAATACATTTCAAGACAATTTCATAATCCCTAATATAACCTACCCAGTTTATGGGGAATATATCTTGTCGCCCTTTCTTGCGCAGGCAGTTTCTGCTAGCGGAATGTTAAATTCTGCAATTGGAGTAAAATTGCAGTACTATCTTCGACAAAGTGAGACAAGTGTAGTGGAACTTTCAAAGAAATGGGAAAAGGCTTTTGTTGCCAAAATGGAGAACCTGCAAACAAATCTGACAGATATTGCCTACACATCCTCAGATTCCCTCGGAACAGAATTGGACAAAAACACAAATAGCGATATAAAATTTTTCTCCGTTACGTTTACGCTCATGATGACATATGCATCTATTGCTTCGTTGACCATCAATTGCAATAATGTAGCTAATCGTATGAATTTAGGAATAGCAGGTGTCATTGCCCCCGTGTTGGCCATCGCCTCAGCCTTCGGATTTGTGAGTGCAATTGGAGTGGAGTTCACCAACATTGTTGGTGTAATGCCGTTTTTGGTTGTCGGTATGTTTCTTCATAAACACTGTACACCTATGTATATCATGCTGCACAAATATGAAGTATAATGCAATATCTATCCgtagattttcattttgtaCTATAAGTCATAGCAAATTATgttcaaaaacatgatttttcatttataaattaatgttaataattcaataataatgACCATACTTTCATTATGATTATGAattgataatgataatttataagtatttcaaaaaacatttttcaaagaaaaggATTACAGATCAATATTAGTGATTTGCTTGGATCTTGATTAGAATAGCTGAGGTTATAATATATTGGATTATATCCtacctctggtacatgtatatacagggatccatgtttacccaactctctattttgtattccttatacgaTATTGAGATTTTTCGTTATATTCGGTTTTCATAGTGAAAGCGTTGATCGAAAATATTTCTCTGAGCTACCTGGCCactatttttcaattcattactAATATGTACCTAAGTCTATAATtatcatgtttaaaaatatctatgtcATTCTGCCTTCAAGGGTGATAGATTGAATAAAATGCAACATTTACTAAAATTGTGATAGAGCTGTTAGATAAATAGattgaataaaattaaacatttatgaaaattgtaatagaggttttaaacaaatgtttttaaataaaatgtattgtaaaaATGTGTCAAAATATATTGCATGTTATGCTATGCTATATACAGCATAGTGCCATGAATTagtaaattttcatattttacgctatatatttcattgcaaaaatacttttttaagGCAAAAAATTTCTGAATTCATTCTTGCTCTGATTATTATGAAATCTAAAGCATTTGTTATAAAACATATGGACATTAATTCTCTTTTTGAAGTTTAATTTTTTACCAAAAATGGATAATTATGACTACTGGATCTTTGACATCAACCTTTACCACTTTATTTACCTGTAAAGTCCTTTGTAAGAATGGAATGATGTCATTGAGTGTGATGTTCTTACAGGCATGAAATATGTATTGCTGCTCAGCAAAAATAGGACACTGAGACAAACCACTGAAGACATCCGTGTTGTAAAAATTTCTATAAATTGACCATAggttattttatgaaaattatttagaaaaattgttattttcattggttacatgtatattgttcaaatataGATTTTAACTCACTTGTCAGTGTCATTAATTaccatttatttctttatatgtGTTATTTCCttatgttttctatttatttagctatttattcattttagaaTCTTTTATTTATCTTATTGATATCTTATTTGTGTATTTATCAAGGCATTTGTGAATTATTTCAATACTTTCATTTCCATTTAATAGCAATGACATGGTAGTCTAGCGATTAGGGTATTGACTTCGCATCCGGGTAATCATGGGTTTCTTTTCCGGCAGCCATcttaaagataaaatatttttagcaCTGATAGTAATTGTTCCGTTCCCAAACGGCCAGTGTTAAAAGCGAAAAATAATGGATTTTTCAGATAAAGATCCCGTGTCATGGTAGATGGGTGTTGACACGATAACAAACCATCACTTCCATGAACCTGGGGCTGATATTCATTGATCAAAATCAGTGTCGCTTACAGCttgtgacaccccccccccctacactCGTGAATGATACTTTAAAACAATCATCATTAACAATTATTCACTTATTTACCGTTTTAAACATTAGGTAATAAATTccaacattttgtacattttaccaATCATTAAAAACTAGGCAGAATAAATAgataatgaaagaaagcaaaacATTAATAGTGGACTTGAGAAGCGTAGAGATGGAGCAACCTTGAGAAGCACATTGTGCAACTACATTCCCCACCATTCCttcacaaaaataatttttggaaGTGTAAATTCTAAGTGAAGTATCaattaaaatgatatcaatTATTTACCCATGTTTTCAATTTTCGCAGGGATTGGTATAGATGATATGTTCATCCTCATGTCCGGAATGGCGGACGCCCCACCTCTGTCTGAAGTATCCATTAAACAAAGAGTGATTTTCATGATGCAGAAGGGCGCAGTTGCCATAACGATTACGTCACTGACAGATTTGCTGGCTTTTGTCGTTGGAGCATCGTCGGTATTCAAAAGTATTCGGAATTTCTGCATATACACAGGTAGAATAATTCTTTTGTTTATCCGATTTAAATTTCTGTTTGAATTAACTATCATTTAAGCagtcaaaatttattttaaaaaatgcccGACTTAAGTCCAACGCGGGTACGTTAAATCAGGTTATGAAAATctactgggataaaatccgcgaaacactgtgacgtcataattgaaataactattcactaagtatatattaaattccgattttattttttatttaagttttatttatgcataaaataaaccatgcagctactaagatccaacgaaattcgaaatgctatactgctgttgtgtaatttctgtctgatcaataatgaaagtaaactgatgacgtcatgactatacatcgagtgacgttgacacatgcaaggaatttgtttatgtgtgccttgcaaatatcgacaaaatgtggagtatttgaaatatatatgacatgggatatatagaatatagatgtgaaacgctgagaatttattgatattaagaaggtatgttgatatcattcattgacaattttgtttaacggggaaaacattccatttagcatgtcgatctgattttcctctgtcacacactgaaataaaactgcaaaagtagcgCATTAGgccgcatacttttagagactttatatacaccgtgtgaaaggtcataaactaatgtacacggcaattactgatagaatcgtctgttaagaaaactgcatagcatcggtgcaaaatgtaaaacatgggctagatggtttcgtgtttaaatgttcaataattatttcttattgaaagtggtaggattatatcagtaattctgatatactatggatgttttaccgtcattatcgccagttacaccaatatttaaatcttggagtagtgtgctacttttccattttctattaaggtacatccatgatctatttataacagtcatgcaatgacgtcatacggaaacgcatgtttgtcatgttgttatgatacaacatgctctcatgtaaacaaccaaaatagtttttaagagttagtagctccctctctctgtgtaagacagattttaaaaattatgcagtatacgtgcataaatgaagcatgacctgccttaacatacccgcaaagtttcgttttcatttccccccgagaaatccaggcctggtTTTAAGTTATACACCTTCAAAATATGATGATGCTTGAATGTTTTcttaataaattatatttcatttgatatctcATTTCTTTCAGGTGTGTCGGTGTTCTTTTGCTATTTAAATCAACTTTTCTTTTTGTGTCCGGCTATAACGATTAATGAACATAGAACGAAGGGGAGCAAACATTTCTGTTGTTCTTGTAAAACTGTAAGACCGAGAAACGAATATGAAAATAAGTCGAAGTGTTTTCTCTTATGTGTTCCTGGATCGCCCCCCGAAACGAGACTTGATGTGGAAAGTCCAATGGAAAAATATCCCAAAAAGTTTAtccttttcattttaaatcatACTATCGGGAAATTTGTCGTCGTTGTTGTATTCCTCGCTTACCTAAGTTCTTCAATATATGGATGTGTAAATCTTCAACAAGGCCTTCAGCTATTCAATTTAGTTTCAAAAGATTCCTATTACTACAAGTATAGTGTGTGGGACGAAAATTATTTCACCACTGAACCAATGATTACGCTTTGTGTGACTTCAGAACAGGAATACCACAGGAGTGAAACACAAAATcttataaattctgtgttatCCAAGACTAAATTGGACAGTTATGTTGATGACAATGTTGAGATAAATTGGCTTACAAGTTACAAGCAATCTGCACATTATAATGCCGCCACCGAATCAAATTTTGTTAGTGGTGTGAAGGACTTCTTGGCGTCACAGAGTGGACAATCCTTTGAAAACGACATTGTTTTTGATACTTCTAGAAGCAAAGTGCTGTCATCCAAATTTTATGTTAAGgcaaaaaatatgaaaacatcaAATGAACAAGGGGATTTCATGAAACGTATGAGGGAAATAACAGAGAATACGGCACTTCCCTGTATAATCTATACCCCGGCTTTCGTTTTCTTCGAACAATACGTACAAATCCTGCCTAGCACTCTCCAAACTCTGGGTATTGCAGTTGCTGCAATGCTGGTCGTAACGTTTATATTCATGCCCGATTTGCGAGTCGTTGCCATAGTATGCATCACACTTATCAGCATCCTGTCCGGAATATTAGGTTTTATGTACTACTGGGATCTGACATTGAGCTCAATAACTATGATTCATTTGGTGATGAGTGTAGGGTTTTCTGTCGATTTTAGCGTCCACATTTGCCACGCCTTCATGTCTGTTGAGGGAAACAGTCGCGACACAATCCTAAAAAACGCTATTGATAGATCCGGTGGCCCTGTTGTAAATGCGGCTTTTTCCACGCTATTGGGGATACTGATGCTTGCATTTTCCAGCAGCTACATTTTTCAATCTTTCGGTATCCTGATGTTTTTGGTAATTGGATTCGGACTGATACATGCGGCGTTCTTTCTTCCTTTATTACTATATGCATTGTTGCCCTGCTTCCACACTATACAGTCTGGGAGAGTAATCGATTCGCCAATCGATTCTAGATCCCAAAGAGCTTCGTCAGGAATATTTTGGTCATCATTTGACAACGCCAACGATAAAAAACATCAGGAAACACCGATTGATAAGCAAAAATCTTCTATGAATGGAGATCTACCGGTATCTCAAACAAGGCCTTTACCAAGACCTTTACCAAAACCAAACTCGTCGAGACCTAACAGTAGTTCTCAACATGATGAAAACATTCCACAAGGCATAGTTAAAGATATCGGTGATGGGTATAAGATGTACCAACCTCACAAAAATCACGCATCTTGagcaaaacaatatataacatCCATTTAAAGTTTgacaatattttgtttatatattcaatcaaaGTATATCCACCGTATCTCTTTTTTATGTAAGATTTTGTTTAAACTATCTACACTTCATATTGCCATTTCCCACTGGTTGATATTCAAACACAAAGAATCATAGAGTGAGGAGATGAACATTGCTCTTAAGAAAGCGTAGCAAATTTAACATAAATTTGATTGATAgcttttatattgtttaacgtccctctcgagaatctttcacttaaaTGGAGATGCAAAATTTAAGTCTTTGCTCAACGCTCACGGCCTTTCACaggggatggatctttatcgtgccatattTGCTCTGACAGcggacctcggtttttaaggtatcatctgaaggaccaccttATATGGTCGCCTGTTACGACTAGCAAGGGGTTTTGATGATCTGTTCTAACTTGGGTCCCCATGGGATTATTTAACATAGAGATGTAGGAGAAGCGATCAATCATAATCGTGATTATACTTCAAAGTGTGTATCAACTCATATCGATTCAAGTTTGACATGCATGTAATCAGGAACACTTACAGTTTTCTACGTACAGTTTGTACAATCAATTTATAAATAGTTTTGAATGTAGACCCTACAGAAAAACTATGGTGGGGCAAGAGTAAACGTGCGAAATATACCTATGTCTTTTTTAATTTCGATGTTAGATGTATTACAACTTTTATTCAAAACAATTAGATAAATGGGTATatttattcctcctaggtacGCGATCCAACCACTGGTGTGTCGAGGGATCCGTGTTTTCCATATTATTAAGTTTGGTATTCTTGATAGGATTGATGAGATTAAACATATCTGTATTTTTTTGAGTAGAGGTAAGAAATCTACATCTTGATCCTGGTGAAATAGCCTAACACTTTTATGGCTGTATTCTGAGTATTCAATACAAATTACCTGAACGTGTAGCCTCATCATGAACTCTAATGAAGTTAAGATGGGAAAAGGCTAAAGGTAAAGCATTTTACTTATGAACATTAAGATATACATTTCCATTTTTTGCTTTTACTATATTTACAAGTTGTAATGACCGCCATTTCCTTCTGAGCGGGGTACAGTTG is part of the Ostrea edulis chromosome 2, xbOstEdul1.1, whole genome shotgun sequence genome and harbors:
- the LOC130052127 gene encoding patched domain-containing protein 3-like, which encodes MACDGSSCCSCCSRCHRKWESFIENAFGRLGSFISSYPVKIMIVCIVVNLLLTIGIMNIEMENDVETLYTPMDSQAIKDRSVLRGLYGDSTNSSFRSYQLLDFGLYGDVMILSKNKTTIMSQAYVDEINNINTIIRNTIIVSDSSGQTYTYDDLSAGSNHNEGIASAVVLLNTFQDNFIIPNITYPVYGEYILSPFLAQAVSASGMLNSAIGVKLQYYLRQSETSVVELSKKWEKAFVAKMENLQTNLTDIAYTSSDSLGTELDKNTNSDIKFFSVTFTLMMTYASIASLTINCNNVANRMNLGIAGVIAPVLAIASAFGFVSAIGVEFTNIVGVMPFLVVGIGIDDMFILMSGMADAPPLSEVSIKQRVIFMMQKGAVAITITSLTDLLAFVVGASSVFKSIRNFCIYTGVSVFFCYLNQLFFLCPAITINEHRTKGSKHFCCSCKTVRPRNEYENKSKCFLLCVPGSPPETRLDVESPMEKYPKKFILFILNHTIGKFVVVVVFLAYLSSSIYGCVNLQQGLQLFNLVSKDSYYYKYSVWDENYFTTEPMITLCVTSEQEYHRSETQNLINSVLSKTKLDSYVDDNVEINWLTSYKQSAHYNAATESNFVSGVKDFLASQSGQSFENDIVFDTSRSKVLSSKFYVKAKNMKTSNEQGDFMKRMREITENTALPCIIYTPAFVFFEQYVQILPSTLQTLGIAVAAMLVVTFIFMPDLRVVAIVCITLISILSGILGFMYYWDLTLSSITMIHLVMSVGFSVDFSVHICHAFMSVEGNSRDTILKNAIDRSGGPVVNAAFSTLLGILMLAFSSSYIFQSFGILMFLVIGFGLIHAAFFLPLLLYALLPCFHTIQSGRVIDSPIDSRSQRASSGIFWSSFDNANDKKHQETPIDKQKSSMNGDLPVSQTRPLPRPLPKPNSSRPNSSSQHDENIPQGIVKDIGDGYKMYQPHKNHAS